The sequence AATACAATACCCCTAATCCAGGGATGTTCTATGTGGCCTGGATGACAGGAATAGGTATAAAACTTTAGAATAGTTATATTAATAAGCTTGTTACTATGTGGTGCACGTGCTCCAGATGTTAGCACTATATAAGATTATTACTACTGCGCTCCATCTCTATGGGCTGTCACTGTTGTCTCTACTGAACACATGtaatgtcccagtacaggtgtgccacccTATTCCACCTGTAAAAAGGTACTTGTCAGGTGTCAGACTCTAGGATGATGGGTGCTTTtctggtgtctcactctcccccttatctctgtgcacagctgaaggttgaAGGGTTAACTCGTCTGTTCACTGTCCTGTCCAATCGCTGGTTCAGTTGCCTAACACACTTTCACCCtatcacacactcacacatcGCTTCTTCTGGCTTCCTCACCAATGGGAGGTTAGACCCGGTAAcccctattggggggggggggggtgttagcttagttcctggtgtgtgtgttttctatagGTCTGTGAGAGAAATGTTATGTAGTGGGGTAACTCACCTAGGtacaccataccatacctgaGATATGTATTACAGTCAGGACAACCGCAGTGGAGCAAAAAGCacaaagctgaagtactccactgAAACTTGCTCTGACTACTTGGAAAACCTTGAGTTAGCTATACCCAGTTTTGAAATCCTGGGACTCGCGCTACAAAACCTGACACTCACTCAACTTGGCATAAGGCAGTCTATATCTTTCTTCTTTATCCTAACTGAGTACGAGATTCTTCTTCTATACCAAAGCCATCCTGACACAGTACTGTCCTATTAGGCAAGGCCCCAAGGCAGCACCTTGCACCTATCTAGTCTCAAGAAACTTTCCTTGCACCTGCTACCTCAACACATCACCTGAACTTACCTAAGTTTTGTGTTGTCCATCAAGGAAAAGCCATTGTTATACACCAACttttgtgattatcttttgcACTCATTTAATCTgttcttgtattgcactgaagagctATACTTTGGTTAAGTCCTGGACTCTGTCCATATCCACACACACTTGTGCTATCCTTACAAAGCCGATGCCAGTGTATCCGGGGGTGGGTATCAccaactcctggccaccgtgccaagtgcccaagtaaaacaccagagcccacctctATTACCATCTAGCAACCCCTGGCATGTATCAGCACCCAACAATCTCAGCACACTGAGCAGGTTTCACAGACGCAACACCCATACAGACCACACGGAGGCGCTGGCTTTATGGAAGTTAGTGTTTATTGACGTGTTTTCTCCGATTTTTTACATTCCCCACAGAACACACAAGGGATCTTGCAGGTTAAAGTTGAATCTGTGCATAGTGCGATTAAAATTAAGAAttcggggagagaagggggggaataaaaagattaaaaaaaaaaataaaaaacacgttAAAACGAGAGCGCGGGGTAAAAGACACAACCACAGGTTACCAGAACCTTAGACTCTGAGATGATGCGCTGAATACAAGCCAAACAGACAAAGGGTGGGAGGGGAGGAGCTGCGTCGCACAACAGGGCGAGAGGCGAGGAGGAGCTGCCGGTCGCCCCGCTCTGACACACAGTGAATTATCAACTCTGGACCCAAAACCACAATGTGGGATCAGGTGGCTGTTTTGCACCATCCCAGCATCTAATGTTCACCACCATCTTGTTCTTATTACCAATAAAGTTTAGTTATTTTAAATATAGGAAGGGGGTGGAGTCAGTAAAGTGCAGCAGTTCCAATGTGGCGAGTGATCCCATACAGAACCCCCCAGGGAATGAATCAATCAACTTTATTGGTAACCAGGACAAGAGCAAAATCACGCAAGTCAGCATCGCAGCGGCCCAGAATACACATCAGTAGTACAACGTCTGCAGGATCTCATCATCCTCCAGTCTGGAACATTACGAGGGGGAAACGGGGGTCACAATGCTCAGAAAGaactgacccccatccccccccctctcttactGTCACCTCCACAGAATAGGGGGGGGCCCAAACTTTGGCGTTACATTAGCGGTTTTAATACAAGAATCAGCATGGATATCCAGaacaggctgggagttgtagtcccaccgCTGCCACAAACAGCACAGATTACCGCCGCCTGCCATCACTTCATAAAGTGCCATCCATCTGGAAATAAAATTTACAGCGACATCCACCGATCCCCATCCTGACAATGATTGTTCGCATCTtttctgatttttctttttttacattttaaagatttttttttctctcttaaaTAAGCAAATAGAAAGAGGCGACAAGCGTCCTACCGAGACTCGCGGAAACGGCCGGTCCCgtccatatatttatatatatattttttatctatgtatattgtatgcaGGAGACTCACACAGTGATGGCATCTGATTCATATAAAACAAAatacgacaaaaaaaaaaaagataaaatattcAGTGAAGACTGTATTAACCCTATCCTGTCACCCGTTTAAAAGaatggaaaaattaaaaaaaaaaaaaaatctcggaaGTGATCAAAGAGTCCACGAGCGTCCAGGGTAATGGACAATCTCTATTCAACACCATTGGTCAGCAGTGAATCCCAGATCAATGCCCACCCGCTATCTTTGGCCCCATTTCAAACTACAGACCCGATCTAGGCTTatgtagaccccccccccccccccaccccatccccctccctcccccccccccagcttttaGATCTGCATCTGCTCCAGGTATTTGTAGGTGGGATTCTCGTAGCCGTGATTCTGCATCTTATTCAGGTGACGCTCCTCGGGGGTCAACATGGGATCCACCTATAACAATGAGAGGTAAGGAGTGTATTAGGGTTCTAATatacaaagtgattattggcccttcttatggtgcgtttacacaggcagatttatctgacagatttttgaagccaaagccaggcacagaccattaacagggaatgggtcataaaggaaagtctgagatttctcctcttttcaaatccattcctggttttggcttcaaaatctgtcagataaatctgcctgtgtaaacgcaccattagccaaTAATCATTTCGagtaacaggtcatgttttcaatCAATGATCAgcaaacatgcacaatgtcggctgatcgttgatttaaatcagagatggggaaccttcggccctccagctgttgcaaaactacaattcccatcatgcctgggcagccaaagctttagctgttaaggcatgatgggaactgtagttttcccATCCCCGATTTAAGGCATGACCTAAAATCCAGGTAActatagcgatggtctgctggccgttgctccatgtaataggagcaacagcagcagactGCAGTTATCTCCTCCTTCTGCCCATACAATAGAGAACAATCAGCCCATCATTGGGTTAAAGGGGAGCGCTACAGTCAAGAAACTGCAAGTAatagaaatatccctttaaatgcagcaaCCCTTCTTACCTCCACAATGCCGTGACTGATGGTGCCATATTGTCTCTTCCTCAGCAGAACCAGACTGATGACGATGATGGTGGCGATAGCCACGGCGATGACCAGGAGGCCGATTAATGTGCCGCTGCTGAAGCTGAAGTCACTGCGGATAGGTCCGTCTGTGTCCTGGAGCAGAAAGCAGAGTGGAAAGATGAAGACACAGGCACTGCCGCTAAATATGTCAGCAATTCAGGGAATAGAGAAACAACCTCTGCAGTGAAGTAAAAGAACAGCCACCCGGCACAACCAAGGAGCCGAGAGTTGGCACTAGATCGACAGGGACTAAACCTGCACCGGCAAGAGCTGATTCAAAAGCCATATCCCAGGGTGAACAGTAAAGTATATTACATTATCTTGTACAGATCCACAGTCATGTCATACAGAATccgtcacatccagagctgcaatcactattcagCTGTTACCACATTGTACTCCAGTCACTACTCTGCTGTTACATCAAGTCTTATACTCCAATTACTGCCaaagctgcactccctattcttcTGCGTCATCATGTCTATACTATAAAGTCACAGCAAGAGCTGTAATCACACTTCTGCTCTTCAGTCCACTCTACACACCAGTCACATTCAGGGCTGCACTCACAATccaggatcagtacaagatatGTAAGGTAAGGGATTTACTGTAGATCTCATAATAATTGGGGTCAGGGAATGGGCTAAACTGATGAAGTTCTCCATGACGTCATCATCATTACATCATAGTCCAACACACGTCAGGCGGGATGAGAAGCGGCggatctgttacaatgtatcagcacaTCACACACCAGACAGCTGGGATATGTGGTGCTATGGGGGAGCTCAATGGGAATCATGGAAAGGACAGGATAGAGGATTTCTGGATTTATTCCTTCTGGTGAacaggtgggggtggaggggacaACATGAGAGGATGCACAACATACACGAAGCCTCTGGCGGCCGTGGCGGCATCTCGCACATACATACCGGCTCATCCACAAGGCCACTGACTCTTTCTGCATTGAAAATCATTTCCTTCACATCCAGGGTCTCATCAATGACCTGGAAACAGTCAtgagattaacaaaaaaaatataaaactcaacaaaaaaaacacaaagtatggAGAAATGATGAGCGGGGAGGGCCTGGACAGTATACAGGAACCATCCACAGTGAGGCTACATAGGGGAAATAGGGGAGGGGAACCCCACAGACAAGGGACACACAAGACGTCCTCACCACTTTCTTATCGGATTTGCTGTTCAGGATCTTCTCCTCAGCCCCGATGAGCGGTTTGTTGTCGGCCATGCCCGAGCCTGGACAGAGAAGAGGCAACGTTATCAGAGCAGAGACGGGAGTCACTGACATATAGCCGCCACCACCACGTTAGGGTCGAGAACGGAGCGCCACCaacaggaaccagaagctgtgaCAATGTCCCCCAAACCTGACACTCTACAGCCATTCTAAAGCTGCAACCCCCAGAGGTCagggtgtgctgggagttgtagttctgcaaaagctAGAGGGTTACAAGTTGGGGGGGACGCTATGCTATGGGataggccaggggtagggaaccttgtcaaaactacaactcccatcatgcatggacagccaaagcgaaagctttggctgtccagccatgatgggagttgtagttttgcaacagctggagagccaaggttccctacccctgtcttaGGGCAACAGAGCACTTAAGATGTCGGCCAACGCCACACTGACGCAATGCAGCTGTGGTAAAGGACATGTAGGGACTGCACTGGAAAGATCCCAATACTTGATCAGGTTACCCGACTTCTCATTATACGGCCATGAAGAGTCATCTACAGGATCCAATAAAAGTTCTGCTAGAGGCCTACAGCTTCAGACTGGCTCCGCGGTCAGCAACTTGTAGACGCTCCGGCCTACAGCGAAGCCATCAGACTCGCTCGTTCTCACCCGTCACGTggtggcagcactgagcacacaccAATAGCCACCACCGATTATTCCTACACCTCACCAATTACACTAGAGTGTATGAACACCGAGAGaataggaggagtagtagtgatCCCCTTTCACCAGGAGGAAGGCAGCAAGTCACCCGGGAGAGAAGGATGAGAGCAGAAAAGCGTTTACAATTCTAGCACCGGAGTGGGATTTGCTGTCTTCAGCAGGCAAGGAATTAATGTGAAGAGACAGAAACAGAGATGGGATGGGAGCGGTGCGAGAGCACAACCAACCTTTTCTCACTGGAAGGTAGGAGTCCCGTGACGATTCTACGCAGGAGGGGAGgtgcgggggaggggagaaggaaAACAAAAAGATAGAAAAAGCAGAAGAGATTAAAAATAACTGAAAGGTCCGTGAAGCGTCAGGACTGACGAGTGACATCACAACAGAGCGCTGGTCACATGACCCGTCTAGAGAGGCGTGCGGGTGTCAGGCAATAAGGCAGGCTGTGGCCTCACAGGTGCATTCTGGAAGTGTGGACACATGCGACATGCTGGAGGAGTGTGACTGATGCACCAAGCCAATAACATCATGATAGGGATCCCACCATATTGCATCATCACTGATCCCGAATCACAGCCTGGATCCGTGCTCCCCCATCCTGTACCTttccagcaaaactacaactcctgccCAAAGGCTGTCAGGCAACaataagagttgtagttctgtaacagctggaaagccacaggctGGAGAGCACAGGTCCggaactccagagctgcactcgctgcTATTCTGCAGGCTTCAGAGGTGAAATCTCCCAGCACCtcttgcttgttcagtgtctgcacagagCAGGGGATAGTAGCTTCCTGTACGATAAGAGCTCAGCTATGCTGGGGATCTACCTGCAAGCTTGCTGACCGTTCCCAGTAACAACCAGTGCAGCTCTGTTGTATATTGGAGGCTGTAACTCAGATCAGTGAATATGATACAATGGAGACTTTATATATATAGAACCTGGAATATGGTTAAGAGAAAGTTAGTTCAGGTAAAGTATTGTATGTATCAGTATCCTGGCTGGAAATGATTTATTATGTAGAATAAGTGACCACAAGATAGAATCCGGTCACTGATATCCTGCGGGGCCCGAGAGTACAGGAGCCAAATGATACAATGTTACAGAAAAAAGTCTTTGCCTCTACCCCAATGTCTTCTATTTTTGTTCAATAACTCTGCAAGCAGACTGGTTTCTAGCATGATCTGcccggttaaaggggtagttcaccaaaactaccccttctctttcaaatcaactggtgccagaaagtgtaatTTTGTAATTTACCATTATTAAAAAGTCTCTAGTCTtgcagtacttgtcagctgctgtataccctgcaggaagtggtgtattctctccagtctggacagcgggagagattttctatggggatttgctgctgccctggacagttcctgacatggacagaagtgggagcagagagcaccgtgtcagactggaaagaatacaccacttcctgcagcacatacaacagctgataagtactggaagactggagatttctttaATACaactacaaatttctggcaccacttgatttgaaggGGGGGGAAATCGGTAAACAATGCCTttagagtgtcactgtcgtgaaatttttttgggaagaaatcaatagtccaggcgattttaagaaactttgtaattgggtttattagctgaaaaatgaatttttatcatgaaaaaagtagtttgaagctcttccccctgtcttcattgttctcctatggagagagctaaataaaacaccaaaactggacaacaaagagttaatctacaaatacctcaccctctatctcctctgacagtcaccactgacctctctgagcgctgattacagctgtcacccagctccctgccgcaatcctttgttctcagctttctgctgtcggctaactccctcctccccctcccctctctatcaTCATGCctaacagactgggtacgtctgatgcaacaagtcccaatttcctgattttttgcagtgaatggaaaagaggagggggggggggggggggggggggggggggggggggggggggggggggggggggggaacctggggaaagtcttttttgaatgcagataatggcatatttagctaataaacccaattacaaagtttcttaaaatcccctggactattgatttctgcaacaaaaaaaacgaCTGACTCTTTAAGGTCGTACTGCATCTCTGAGGTTAGGGCAGGACCTTAATCTGCAAAGTCTGCCCCATTAGTAAGTCACCCAGGTCCTGCCCTACCACCATTATGATGTTCTTACACTGCTGAATAatttaccaagcctattacacggctctgTAACCGCAGCCATCATCTCTAGTTACATGGGGAGGGGCAGCCGATAGCAAACATTTTTTGATGGACCAAAATGATCTGATCAAATGCTAATGTGTCAGCTGATCaatagccctattacacagatcacAGGGTGATAAACTACATGCTCTGTGACTGTGAAGCTGAAAAGTGGGATACACAGGCCAACAGTGAAGGTCACCTAAGGACTATATATGCAGAGCCCGCTCTACCAGTATGTATGATGGACACATGCTACTTGTGAGTGCCAGCTCTGCAGGGAAGCCTCTGGGCACAGGACAGGAACAAGTTACCTTCAGACTCGGAGATTGCTGGGAAGGTCTTGACTTGTACAGGTCGGAAGGGTTTGCCCTCTCTTATGGGTGTCTCCTCACTCTCCTCAGAGCTGACCCGCACATCTCCCTGGGACTCGGAGAACGATGAAGTGAACTGGTCCATGTCCCATCGCTGCTCCTGGAATAACTCATCTGTACAGGCGGAAAAGAAGAAAAGGAGGAGTGAGACTCCCCCCCCCGAATCCTACCAGACCCCTGGACTGATCAGTCCTCACTGCTGCCTTACCTATCTCATCCTGAATCTGGTCGGCCACATAGGGGACTTTGTAGAGGAGGGACAAGCTCTGGTTCATGCGTTCCTCAATCACACGGAGATGGGTCATCACCTGCGGAGACAATAATCCAGGGCACATAGGGTTAATATGACTGATCAGCAGATATTACAGCGGCTGCGCTCATTGCAATCCTGCAGTCCTCATCTACCAATACAATAGAAGAAAAATCTTTAAATCCTGCAGCTTTATTAGGGTCCAGGGGAAGTGGGGACTGATACTTAATGGTTGGGGGGAGATCAGCGGAGAACCCCTTCACCAGGTACTGCACAGACTATGATTGGTTGGTGCAGATAGAGGCAAACAACATCCAAAAGATCAGCTGTTCCTGCCCCTTCTCACCACCAGAGGGCGCTGCTGATCTATTAAGTCAGAGCACGAAGCCAACATGGACGATTAACCAATGTCTCAGTCTCTGCGTTCTGCTGTTTTCATTTCACAGAGGCAATAGATCTTTCCACCAGAGAAGTCGACACCTTTTCATGTGGGAGAAGGAAGATGCGGCTGCGGGATGGCCTTAGTTGTCAACGGGCGGGGGGATTTACATAATTTAAACACCAGACCCCCGGAAAGACAACAAGCCTCCTGTTAGGTGACCTTGGATGACAGCAGCGCAGACGAGAGCGGCCCCTGGGGTGGACACGGGCGGCTGTCAAATCAGTGCGCAGCAAAGCTGATGAAGAGGACGATGATGCTACATGACAACGGCGGCGACCACAAGGCACAGGAGCCCCGGACAGAGGTGACTGCAAATATTCAGCATGCCGAAGagctgcaatagtctgcagacaTGTGGATGGCGCCCCCTTCCCCACAGGATAGGATAACCCATCATTATCTGCACCATAATTATCGGACATTTCCCATAAATCTCCTCTACGCGGCTGAGAACCCAGGAAACTATCCACATCATACACaaagcagcagccagagccttcatccccccccccccccccccccccccccacacacacacacaaaaggaaGGATCCAGAAAGATTCAGCTCAGTAACCACAGGGATCATGTGACTGCAGCTGCAAGGTTATATCCATCTCCAACCATATCATACAAGGCTCTATGTGCATACATTACACTACAAGGTGTTatgggaaacagtcagcaagcttgACATCAGGCATCTGCCAGCTACAAAAACAGAGGTGGGGAACGCCAGATCTGACATTAGAGCCTGGTGTGTAtattacaggataagtaatgtaatgtatgtacacagtgaccccaccagcagaatagtgagtgcagctctggggtataatacaggatgtaactcagggtcagtaaAGGATAAGTAATGTACATAGTGACttttagtgagtgcagctctggagtacagtgCTATGAAAAATGATTTTGTATGTAAACTGTATACTGGTGTGGACATTATGGCCAAGGACAGACAGCACATATCCCCCTGTAGAGGTGTTGGCACCCCTATAACCTGGACATGGTCAGTGATAATCAGTAAACAGAGGGAAGACTATCTTTGAGTTCCTTGGAGATCACTGCAGCATATGACTTTGCAGATTCCTCAGCTCCAGTTATAGCTGCTCTCACCTGGGATTTCATCTGTGCGGCTTTTTCAGGGTCCACGGTCAGGACGTGCTGATAGTGGCGAATGGTGTGCAGTCTATCCTTGTTTTCTGCCCGCACATATCGCTTCAGGGCTTGAAGAATGCGATGAGGCTGGAAGGGAAGGAGAAGTCAGTCACCTGACCACAACCAAAGAATGCAACTATTAGTGGCCAGGTACAAGAGGTGGGGGCCAAGGGCGCACCCCACCCACAACAGTGGGGTATACAGATGGGAgctggccctttaaaggggttatccagtgctacaaaaacctggccactttttcttccagagactgcacctctattgtctccagtttcggTGCATGTGTTACAACTTGGTTCTATTGACGCGATTGGAGCTTAATTaccaaccgcacctgaactggagacaagaatggggctgtctctgggagaaagtgttcacgtttttgtagtgctggataacccctttaatcaaacaGTTCCAGCTGGACAATCATTGGAAGTGGTCTTCTTAGGGTGCTATTccatgggctgatgggggcccaatcaataatgtaaacgagcacaggtctgctagatcagcactcgtttactgggcctattacacggcccaataatagtttagcgagggctgcagagacatcgttactaatgtccttgcagcccttgtttaaacaccatactttacctaagcatgttgcagggcttctccggcgtttcttcttcctcccggtcccacgcacagcagcagcttcagtgcggcctgtctagGCTGAGCCGAGGCGgtcccgaccagtgattggctgagcagtctgtcagctcagacaggccgcaccaaagctgctgcgcgtgggaccgggaggaagagcgagcacaggagaagccctgcaacatgcttaggtaaagcatggtgcttctgtAATCgttggtcgcctgccgcgcatcactattccacgcagcgatgcgcggtcagtgtccgatgattttaggtttgaacctaaataaacgatcagctgatgacatgaTCGGCTgacttgtctctattccacggagcgataatcggccgaatcgggctgatttaTCCGATTCTccctctgtggaataggacccttagactgatCCGTTCCCTGTCACTCACCCGAGGGGAGTCGGCCTGCAGGGCGGACAGGTAGTTCTCCAGAGCGACGCGGCGTTTGTCGTTCAGCATGGCCTCCACCCGCTCCAGGTGAGTCtccaccagctgctgcttctcatgAGCGGCCTCCTTCTCCAGAGCCTTGACTGTGGCCTGATAATGCTGCAAGAAAAGCAGCAAAACAATCCACATAAGATCTAGGAGACCAATCTgagaaccccaccaccacccccccccccattacatctTTGACCATTCCCATATATAAATTCTGACTAAACCATTTTCTTCTACACTCACTGTATCAATGCAGCATGTAtagtatgtagagatgagcgaacctggagtatgcttgagtccatccaaatgttcggcatttgattagcggtggctgctgaagttggataaagccctaaggctatgtggaaatcatggatatagtcactggctgtatccatgttttccagacaaccttagagctttatccaagttcaacagcccccgctaatcaaatgccgaacgttcgggtggactctaacccgaacccggttcgctcatctctaatagtatgTGTATGAAGTTACCTGCATCAGCGTCTGCTTCTCGGCCTTGGGCAGGTTCTTCGCCTGGCGCTCAGCGTCCTCCCATTCCTTTTTGGCCTGAATAAAACAAAGCTGTAAACAATACTGTTGCCTACGGAGGCGCTGTGCCGTACGAGGAGCTCAGACGCAGCAGCTCACTCACCCGGTCCATGCGGTTGCGGTGTCGGACCTCCAGCTGTTCTTTAGCTTTCTGGAAGCGTGCGTGCTCATTGTCATCCGCTGGAGTCTCCAGGTAAATGTCCACGTCATCCACTGGGGCCGGGGTACTGGGAACTGCAGAGAGAAACATCATTAGCGTCTACGTCTACGAGGCCACAAATCCTGGACACCGGGAGAGGAGTGTGATGGTGAACGCGGCAAAGCAGCAGAGGATTAGTACATGGCACAGCGACATGGCGGCTACGTGACCCCGCCAACGAGATACTGCACAaccctctcctgaaatactctccTGAAATACATCATGTGTTATACTAGccacctccagagcagcactcactaatctgctgttacatcatatctagtcacctccagagctgcattcaatattctgcagttacatcatgtcttatactctggtcacttccagagctgcactcactaatcTGCTGTTAAATCATATTCAgtcatctccagagctgcactcactattctgctgttacatcatgtcatgCATCTGCCCTTACAAGAGAtgatgtaactccggatcagttacaatggagatgtttaCTGTGAGATGTTCTCCAGCTTTAACCTGCGCTCTCTGCAGACTGCGGGGGCGGTTGCACACCTAGAAACCATGGATATTATTTTCCCAGTGTCTGGTACAGACCGAGCTGTCGGCTCCACTGCCGCCCACTAACACAGGGTGGGGGAAATCGACCGGCTTCAGGGATGTTCATCATATACATACAAAAGTAAACTTCACTAAAAAGCGTCCATCGGGTAGCATCAGcaaaagccccgccccctcattccACAGAACCAACAGTGGTCACATGACATTCACATAACATTGATAACTTAGGGGGTGGAGCTCACATCTAtagctccttatatatcactgtctGATGGCGAGGGTGCCGGTCCTCAGTGTACTGTATACTATCACATCACAGTCATGGAGGTTACAGGGTATAACACTGAACATATGTGCACACTGGGAGTAGTGAATCAGACAATGCAAgcaaacagggatggggaaccttcggccctccagctgttgcaaaactacaattcccatcatgtttgcACTATGGCCTTGAGAGTGC is a genomic window of Dendropsophus ebraccatus isolate aDenEbr1 chromosome 12, aDenEbr1.pat, whole genome shotgun sequence containing:
- the APLP2 gene encoding amyloid beta precursor like protein 2 isoform X4, which gives rise to MGQLSALCAFLAAVIVPSLAGYVEALAANAAAGFAVSEPQVAMFCGKLNMHVNVQTGKWEPDPSGSKSCFQTKEEILQYCQEVYPDFQITNVVEANQPVSIDNWCKKGKKNCKGHSHIVLPYKCLVGDFVSDVLLVPEKCKFFHKERMDMCESHQHWQNVAREACMTEVMVLHSYGMLLPCAVDQFRGTEYVCCPQAKRIEEPLSKEEEEEDEDEEEEDEDDYESYKSEFPTEADVEDFTAAVEDEEEEVEDEDDVVEDRDYNYDDYKDEDYNDEMTTEPPAQPTKGRALSDKEIITDVKVPSTPAPVDDVDIYLETPADDNEHARFQKAKEQLEVRHRNRMDRAKKEWEDAERQAKNLPKAEKQTLMQHYQATVKALEKEAAHEKQQLVETHLERVEAMLNDKRRVALENYLSALQADSPRPHRILQALKRYVRAENKDRLHTIRHYQHVLTVDPEKAAQMKSQVMTHLRVIEERMNQSLSLLYKVPYVADQIQDEIDELFQEQRWDMDQFTSSFSESQGDVRVSSEESEETPIREGKPFRPVQVKTFPAISESEGSGMADNKPLIGAEEKILNSKSDKKVVIDETLDVKEMIFNAERVSGLVDEPDTDGPIRSDFSFSSGTLIGLLVIAVAIATIIVISLVLLRKRQYGTISHGIVEVDPMLTPEERHLNKMQNHGYENPTYKYLEQMQI
- the APLP2 gene encoding amyloid beta precursor like protein 2 isoform X3 — translated: MGQLSALCAFLAAVIVPSLAGYVEALAANAAAGFAVSEPQVAMFCGKLNMHVNVQTGKWEPDPSGSKSCFQTKEEILQYCQEVYPDFQITNVVEANQPVSIDNWCKKGKKNCKGHSHIVLPYKCLVGDFVSDVLLVPEKCKFFHKERMDMCESHQHWQNVAREACMTEVMVLHSYGMLLPCAVDQFRGTEYVCCPQAKRIEEPLSKEEEEEDEDEEEEDEDDYESYKSEFPTEADVEDFTAAVEDEEEEVEDEDDVVEDRDYNYDDYKDEDYNDEMTTEPPAQPTKGRALSDKEIITDVKVPSTPAPVDDVDIYLETPADDNEHARFQKAKEQLEVRHRNRMDRAKKEWEDAERQAKNLPKAEKQTLMQHYQATVKALEKEAAHEKQQLVETHLERVEAMLNDKRRVALENYLSALQADSPRPHRILQALKRYVRAENKDRLHTIRHYQHVLTVDPEKAAQMKSQVMTHLRVIEERMNQSLSLLYKVPYVADQIQDEIDELFQEQRWDMDQFTSSFSESQGDVRVSSEESEETPIREGKPFRPVQVKTFPAISESEESSRDSYLPVRKGSGMADNKPLIGAEEKILNSKSDKKVVIDETLDVKEMIFNAERVSGLVDEPDTDGPIRSDFSFSSGTLIGLLVIAVAIATIIVISLVLLRKRQYGTISHGIVEVDPMLTPEERHLNKMQNHGYENPTYKYLEQMQI
- the APLP2 gene encoding amyloid beta precursor like protein 2 isoform X2; the encoded protein is MGQLSALCAFLAAVIVPSLAGYVEALAANAAAGFAVSEPQVAMFCGKLNMHVNVQTGKWEPDPSGSKSCFQTKEEILQYCQEVYPDFQITNVVEANQPVSIDNWCKKGKKNCKGHSHIVLPYKCLVGDFVSDVLLVPEKCKFFHKERMDMCESHQHWQNVAREACMTEVMVLHSYGMLLPCAVDQFRGTEYVCCPQAKRIEEPLSKEEEEEDEDEEEEDEDDYESYKSEFPTEADVEDFTAAVEDEEEEVEDEDDVVEDRDYNYDDYKDEDYNDEMTTEPPAQPTKGRALSDKEIITDVKAVCSQEAVTGPCRAMFPRWYFDLKQKKCIRFIYGGCGGNRNNFQSEAYCMAVCKVIIPSTPAPVDDVDIYLETPADDNEHARFQKAKEQLEVRHRNRMDRAKKEWEDAERQAKNLPKAEKQTLMQHYQATVKALEKEAAHEKQQLVETHLERVEAMLNDKRRVALENYLSALQADSPRPHRILQALKRYVRAENKDRLHTIRHYQHVLTVDPEKAAQMKSQVMTHLRVIEERMNQSLSLLYKVPYVADQIQDEIDELFQEQRWDMDQFTSSFSESQGDVRVSSEESEETPIREGKPFRPVQVKTFPAISESEGSGMADNKPLIGAEEKILNSKSDKKVVIDETLDVKEMIFNAERVSGLVDEPDTDGPIRSDFSFSSGTLIGLLVIAVAIATIIVISLVLLRKRQYGTISHGIVEVDPMLTPEERHLNKMQNHGYENPTYKYLEQMQI